In Leptospira wolbachii serovar Codice str. CDC, the genomic stretch GGTATTTAGTTTTTCGAGAAGATCCATTTGTTTTTGCGAGGTTCCCCACTGAGAGGGGAGGATCATAACTGATTTTTTTTTGGATTGTTCGTCGAATCTTTCTGCTTCATCTACTTTTTTGAGAACTTGGGCAACGGTTCTGACTGCCCATTTGGATGGTGTCACCGGAACGAGAATTACTGAAGCAGGAAGATAGGAGGCAATATTTTCAGAGGATCCGGACCCGGGAGTGTCTATGACTACGTAGTCGTATTTGGCTTTTAATAAAATATTTTTTAGGCGGGGAATCATCGAAAAATCTTTTGACGCAAGATAACTTAAGTCAGAAAGTTCGATGATTGATGGTAACACATCAATATTGTTTGATGGTTTTACTGATTCTGTGAGTGTGGTTTCCGCGTTTAAAACGGAGAGAGTATTCCCTGAGTCAAAAAATTCGACGGGTTCTTCTGGGAAAAAAAAGTCGGAAAGATCCGCTTGTGGGTCCATGTCTATGGCCAAAGTGGATCCTTTTTTTGAAAGAGCTAAGGCTAAGTGGATGGCGGTAGTGGATTTGGAAGTTCCACCTTTGATGTTGGCAACTGTAATGATCTTCATTGCAAAATGAGTTTGTGATTGGTGCATCTTGGTGCAATTAAAAATCAAAATAAAGAATATTTTTTAAAAAAGTACGCCGGCGTACCTTGAAATTAGAAAGGTCTTTGAGTCAGGAATAGTTAGTTCGGAATTGCAGTCTTTGCGTAGAAAAAAAATTCCGCGCAAAGGATCGAAGCGGAAATCCTTTCTCGAAGGGAAAGATTGTAGCGGAGAGCCTGGTCGTTTCGGTTTCAATTTGGAAATAGGAATGGATTCGATGCGCCCCAAGTTTTCCGTAGTTTTTTATTTTGGTCTTTGAGAAAAAATTCTTGTACTTTATTTGTAGATTGTTAGATTGTACGTAACCCCTTTAACCGGGTGATGTAAACTCTCTGAATTGTGTGGAAGCAGTTCAGAGAGACTTCTCTCCTCTTTTTCTCGGCAGTTTTTCCTTCTAAGGTTCCCCTACTCCCTATCAGAAATTTTCTTTATGCAGTTTTGGCTAGGATTCAGTCTTTTTGAGTCCTAGAATTATGTCACATTAAACTTGACAGAAAATCGAATCTAGTGCTAATAGAGATTGGATAGGGGAGGTGTCTCCATATCCAAAAGCGGTCTTCCACAATTTATTCCGCTTATATACATCACCTGGAATTCCAATGAATTCCAAATAGGACGTTCGTAAGAACTTCCCAGTTTTTAGTAACAGCACCGAAGGTTTGTCTTCCTGTTGTTGCGAATCTAAAAAAAGAAAACTTTTTTTGGATGCCGAAGGCTTGTGTTGGGCATAAGGGGTCGTTATGAATGAATCAAAGAGAACCGGTGTTTGGGTCGCCCAGTGGATGGAAGATTTGGGCCTTACGCCGAACCAGACTAGGTTGTATGCAGAGATAGTTTCTTTGCATGCCAAGGGCGGATGTTTTGCCTCGAATGAATATTTGGGTGCGGTGTTGCGATTGAAACGAGATACAGTGTCGCGTTTGGTTTCACAATTAAAAAAGAA encodes the following:
- a CDS encoding ParA family protein, with product MKIITVANIKGGTSKSTTAIHLALALSKKGSTLAIDMDPQADLSDFFFPEEPVEFFDSGNTLSVLNAETTLTESVKPSNNIDVLPSIIELSDLSYLASKDFSMIPRLKNILLKAKYDYVVIDTPGSGSSENIASYLPASVILVPVTPSKWAVRTVAQVLKKVDEAERFDEQSKKKSVMILPSQWGTSQKQMDLLEKLNTIKTLKILEPIPKNDSIRDRTETGKPLQEGSAPWKAFETLAEKLK